The following proteins are co-located in the Rippkaea orientalis PCC 8801 genome:
- a CDS encoding glycosyltransferase yields the protein MQILFLHPNFPAQFRHLAATLAKDPRNKVVFGTKRKEGEITGVIKAIYSPSRVAHPETHHYVKPLDLSRLHFTGLLPYNDYLKVLQSSIVHIYLTRPFILSWSMLEAMATGCLVMGSDTPPVREVIEHGVNGLLVDFFNPKRIADRVEEVLDHPDKMAALRIKARETIQDKYDLAQLLSQHIQWIKQS from the coding sequence ATGCAGATCCTTTTTTTGCATCCTAATTTTCCGGCTCAATTTCGTCACTTGGCCGCAACATTAGCCAAAGATCCGAGAAACAAGGTTGTTTTTGGAACTAAGCGCAAAGAAGGGGAGATTACAGGAGTTATTAAAGCGATTTATAGCCCCTCTCGTGTTGCCCATCCAGAAACTCATCATTACGTTAAACCGTTAGATTTATCTCGGCTTCATTTTACAGGACTTTTGCCCTATAATGACTATTTAAAAGTTCTCCAATCCTCCATCGTTCATATTTATTTAACCCGTCCTTTTATTTTATCTTGGTCGATGTTAGAAGCCATGGCCACAGGGTGTTTAGTTATGGGGTCAGATACACCTCCTGTTAGGGAAGTCATCGAACATGGAGTGAATGGTTTATTGGTGGATTTCTTTAACCCTAAAAGGATTGCTGATCGAGTAGAAGAAGTGTTAGATCATCCTGATAAAATGGCAGCGTTACGAATTAAAGCAAGGGAAACAATTCAAGATAAATATGATTTAGCTCAATTACTTTCTCAACATATTCAATGGATTAAACAATCCTGA